The Tripterygium wilfordii isolate XIE 37 chromosome 5, ASM1340144v1, whole genome shotgun sequence DNA segment AATTTCAACCAGGGATATTGTTTAATAAATGAAAGACAATACTTGTTCTGTAATTGGTTTCAGATGACACATAAATAATTCACAACAATGTGTAATAACAACTCAATAACatgtataattaaaaaaatttaaataactaACACTAACCTGGTCAAAATGAAGGCACCTTATGTGTTTTGTCTTAAAATCATTAGGCCATCCTTTAAGATCCCATTTAAGGAACCTTGGAAACATACTGGAATGAACTGGGTTAAACACATTCGTGTGCTCACAAAACCAATACTgtcaaacaaagaaaacttttttCAATCAACACGTATATACCAAATTATGGGACCAACAACAAATTATGGAATCAGACACAATAACAAATGATTTCATGTTCTTACCGATAGCACAGTCACGCATCCTGCCACTTTATCAGggcttttcttgtatttttttatggAATCCATCAGATTGTCTGAAATTGCTTTTGACCAATTGTACATCTTCACATTATCCAAGTCATTAACAAACTTGATGAATGCCCACGGGATATGATCAGCCCTGGTCGAGAAAAATAATGATAGACATGTATGCAACATCATCAACCGAGCTACATCGTCGGCATCATCGTCACCCTCACCTTCCAATGCTTGTTGTATTGCAGCCTTTATATTTGTGGACTTCAGATTTTTGGAGTTCCCAAATCTCCTGTCAACAAAGGGTACGTCAACTGGTTTTTTATTGCGGCCAATCTTCATGGTTCTTGGTCCAGAAACCACTCCAAATATAAGGGTTATGTCATTATCAGTTAGCTGGATCCTCTTTTTCCCTAGCACAAAACAACCTTTACTCTCATCATATGTAGAAACCACATCGCGTATCACGTGTTCTTGCTTTCTTGTTTTCACTTCAACATGGTCATCCTTCATAAATCTTTTGTACATAAACCAAAAAGGTGTCTTCTGAAGACTGTTCTTATGCCTCCTCCTAAAATGAAGACCACTTATTAGGGACTGAATCCCCAACAAGTTTGATCTATACTGATTTGAAGTTTTCTTACTATTGTCCTTTTTTGATGAGGTTTCCTTCTTCGATGATTtgtcactttctttctttttcagtgACCTAACTTTTGTCATCCTGTAATGAATAACCATGTATATAAACACTCAGAATGTGTAATTACAATGCAGTAGTGTGGAACTGATATTAACATTACTATATGTTTCAAAGTCGATGTTAACATTTCAGTTCGGTGTGTTTTAAATCGAAAACAAAATGTAATTGCGATTGATTTTAAGAATTACTGACTTATTTTAAGAGGATAATAATACATAGAGATAACCAGCAATTACAGTCTATTTTTATTACCTTTTATACAGAAATCATACAATCTTTTAAGCATCATTTTCAGTTTCTTTGCTCACGATTTCAACGCAATT contains these protein-coding regions:
- the LOC119998558 gene encoding uncharacterized protein LOC119998558; the protein is MTKVRSLKKKESDKSSKKETSSKKDNSKKTSNQYRSNLLGIQSLISGLHFRRRHKNSLQKTPFWFMYKRFMKDDHVEVKTRKQEHVIRDVVSTYDESKGCFVLGKKRIQLTDNDITLIFGVVSGPRTMKIGRNKKPVDVPFVDRRFGNSKNLKSTNIKAAIQQALEGEGDDDADDVARLMMLHTCLSLFFSTRADHIPWAFIKFVNDLDNVKMYNWSKAISDNLMDSIKKYKKSPDKVAGCVTVLSYWFCEHTNVFNPVHSSMFPRFLKWDLKGWPNDFKTKHIRCLHFDQVIDCNLIMTEKERAAIDRQRLDSESESEDDSTSISSESNQVPSASSNSSSSNQNVNSQPTEGSISAITKLNEALLTIDRLEKERDEAKQESQKLKHDNVEHEKQIAQMHGELEELRKSLLREKELKNMLNSDINFAIDSDNQSYENNAAGVGEKEDVIKVADNDYSKALVIRGDVSPIQASQVRNNHTKVFVSSLEISPHPKSIE